One window of Candidatus Polarisedimenticolia bacterium genomic DNA carries:
- the plsY gene encoding glycerol-3-phosphate 1-O-acyltransferase PlsY has protein sequence MSSVHPAIGPALVLAAYLLGAIPFGWILGKTAGGRDVRREGSGNIGATNVARSLGWGAGILTLMLDVGKGAVAVWAASRVTGQEAFALAVAIAVVVGHVFPVYLGFKGGKGVATGLGAFLVLDPAAAALAGVVFAGTVWASRRVSAGSIAAAGALPVILLGLGRSPATWATALFCSLVIIVRHWENIRRLRSGTEPKLGADP, from the coding sequence CCTACCTTCTGGGAGCCATACCCTTCGGATGGATCCTGGGGAAGACGGCGGGGGGCCGGGACGTCCGGCGCGAGGGGAGCGGGAACATCGGCGCCACGAACGTGGCGCGCTCGCTCGGCTGGGGCGCCGGGATTCTCACCTTGATGCTCGACGTGGGGAAAGGCGCGGTGGCGGTCTGGGCGGCGTCGCGCGTCACCGGGCAGGAGGCCTTCGCCCTGGCCGTCGCGATCGCGGTCGTGGTGGGCCATGTTTTTCCGGTCTATCTCGGGTTCAAAGGGGGGAAGGGAGTGGCGACCGGTCTCGGAGCCTTCCTGGTCCTCGATCCGGCAGCCGCGGCGCTCGCGGGCGTCGTCTTCGCGGGAACGGTCTGGGCCAGCCGGAGGGTCTCGGCGGGATCCATCGCGGCGGCCGGCGCGCTCCCGGTGATTCTCCTGGGGCTCGGCCGAAGCCCGGCGACGTGGGCGACGGCGCTTTTCTGCTCCCTGGTGATCATCGTCCGCCACTGGGAGAACATCCGGAGACTGCGCTCCGGGACGGAGCCGAAGCTGGGAGCCGACCCATGA
- a CDS encoding NAD(P)H-dependent glycerol-3-phosphate dehydrogenase, with amino-acid sequence MSASPAGAAVVGGGSWGTALAVHLARAGSQVSLWVHDESLAATMRAKRENPTYLPGIALPEAIRPSGDLREVLAGRSLVLWVVPARYFREVLRSAAPFLGPETRLVIGTKGMEPDTGMRMTEVARQCLGRELGCLAVLAGPSFAREVARGDPTAGVLACDLAREADDLQGRLSGGFFRFYTNSDVVGVEIGGALKNVIAIAAGVAEGLGFGSNTAAALITRGLAEIARLGVACGGSAATFAGLAGVGDLVLTCTGALSRNRWVGAELGRGRSLSEILSQMKMVAEGIPTTSAALLLAARHGVEMPITAGVESILRGAASPRDAVVSLLRRPLKEEGSWE; translated from the coding sequence ATGAGCGCCTCACCGGCGGGCGCCGCCGTCGTGGGAGGTGGGAGCTGGGGCACCGCCCTCGCCGTGCACCTGGCGCGCGCCGGGTCTCAGGTCTCTCTCTGGGTCCATGACGAGTCGCTCGCCGCGACGATGCGGGCGAAGCGGGAGAATCCGACCTACCTTCCCGGAATCGCGCTTCCGGAGGCGATCCGCCCCTCGGGAGATCTCCGGGAGGTCCTCGCGGGGCGAAGCCTCGTCCTCTGGGTCGTCCCGGCGAGGTACTTTCGCGAGGTGCTGCGCTCCGCGGCTCCGTTCCTGGGTCCGGAGACCCGCTTGGTCATCGGCACGAAAGGAATGGAGCCCGACACCGGAATGCGCATGACGGAGGTGGCGCGACAATGCCTCGGGCGCGAATTGGGCTGCCTCGCCGTCCTGGCGGGTCCCAGCTTCGCCAGAGAGGTGGCGCGCGGCGATCCCACGGCGGGCGTGCTGGCGTGCGATCTCGCCCGGGAAGCCGACGATCTGCAGGGACGGCTGAGCGGCGGTTTCTTCCGCTTTTACACGAACAGCGACGTCGTCGGCGTGGAAATCGGCGGAGCGCTGAAAAACGTGATCGCGATCGCCGCCGGGGTCGCCGAAGGCCTGGGGTTCGGCTCCAACACGGCGGCCGCCTTGATCACTCGCGGCCTCGCGGAGATCGCCCGGCTCGGTGTGGCCTGCGGCGGATCGGCCGCCACCTTCGCCGGCCTCGCCGGAGTGGGCGATCTGGTCCTCACCTGCACGGGGGCTCTGAGCCGCAACCGCTGGGTCGGAGCGGAGCTGGGACGCGGGAGATCGCTTTCCGAGATCCTCTCGCAGATGAAGATGGTGGCGGAGGGAATCCCGACGACGTCGGCCGCCCTGCTTCTGGCGGCGCGGCACGGCGTGGAGATGCCCATCACCGCCGGGGTGGAGTCGATTCTGCGGGGCGCGGCTTCTCCGCGGGACGCGGTGGTCTCCCTGCTTCGCCGGCCGCTGAAGGAAGAGGGCTCCTGGGAATGA